From a region of the Coprothermobacter sp. genome:
- a CDS encoding NADH-quinone oxidoreductase subunit NuoF, which yields MIRNQLLVCAGGACITSGERSVKDVLVEELAKNNIQDEVQIIETGCMGACDLGPIVVVYPEGTFYQKVSVQNAGLIVSEHLVKGRTVSELLYHGTASEKKAQTSEEIPFYTRQVKRVLRNCGVIDPLSIEEYIARDGYFGLGTALEMSPDDIIEMVLDSGLRGRGGAGFPAGIKWKAAKEATGSPKYVVCNGDEGDPGAFMDRSVLEGDPHSVVEAMVIAGYAIGAATGYVYVRAEYPLAIERFDHALKKAREYGFLGQNILSSGFDFDIEIRIGAGAFVCGEETALLRSIEGKRGMPSLKPPFPAQEGLWGKPTLINNVETYANVAPILINGADWFRSVGTLKSPGTKVFALAGKVQNTGLVEVPMGTTLRELIFDIGGGIPDGKKFKGAQTGGPSGGIITADYLDMPIDFDSVKEIGTIMGSGGLIVLDEDNCMVDVAKFYLEFTVDESCGKCTPCREGTRQMYRIMERICDGKGHDDDIEKLKSLGKVIQLTSLCGLGQTAPNPVLSTIRFFEDEYRAHIEDKRCPTHVCKHLLTYSINPDKCVGCTACARQCPVQAITGEVKKTHTIDVDKCIKCGSCYEVCRFGAICRK from the coding sequence ATGATACGAAATCAGCTATTGGTCTGTGCGGGTGGCGCCTGCATCACAAGTGGTGAAAGAAGCGTCAAGGACGTCCTTGTCGAAGAGCTGGCGAAGAACAACATCCAGGATGAGGTTCAGATCATCGAGACGGGCTGCATGGGAGCATGCGACCTGGGTCCGATTGTTGTCGTCTACCCGGAAGGGACGTTCTACCAGAAGGTCAGTGTGCAGAACGCAGGCCTCATCGTCAGTGAGCATCTCGTCAAGGGACGTACTGTGTCTGAGTTGCTGTATCATGGGACTGCAAGCGAAAAGAAGGCTCAGACAAGTGAGGAAATACCTTTCTATACACGCCAGGTGAAGCGGGTGTTGCGCAACTGCGGTGTGATAGATCCACTTTCGATCGAGGAATATATAGCCCGTGACGGCTATTTTGGTCTTGGCACCGCCTTGGAGATGAGTCCGGACGACATCATCGAGATGGTGCTGGATTCTGGATTGCGTGGGCGTGGTGGAGCCGGGTTTCCTGCGGGAATCAAGTGGAAGGCGGCGAAGGAGGCAACAGGCTCTCCGAAGTACGTCGTCTGCAATGGCGATGAAGGAGATCCAGGGGCTTTCATGGACCGCAGCGTGCTTGAGGGCGACCCACACTCGGTCGTCGAGGCGATGGTCATCGCAGGGTACGCTATCGGGGCCGCAACTGGCTATGTGTATGTGCGTGCGGAGTATCCCCTTGCCATAGAGCGTTTCGACCACGCACTCAAGAAAGCACGTGAGTATGGGTTCCTTGGGCAGAACATCCTTAGCAGTGGATTCGACTTCGATATCGAGATTCGCATCGGCGCGGGGGCATTTGTCTGCGGCGAGGAGACCGCACTCCTCCGGTCCATCGAGGGGAAGAGAGGGATGCCCAGTCTGAAGCCTCCCTTCCCAGCTCAGGAAGGCTTGTGGGGCAAGCCGACGCTCATCAACAATGTGGAGACATATGCCAACGTCGCCCCCATTCTGATCAACGGGGCAGACTGGTTCCGCAGTGTCGGGACGCTCAAGAGTCCCGGCACCAAAGTTTTCGCTCTGGCCGGGAAGGTCCAGAACACGGGTCTTGTCGAGGTACCCATGGGAACGACGCTCCGTGAGCTGATCTTTGACATCGGTGGCGGAATCCCTGACGGCAAGAAGTTCAAGGGTGCCCAGACGGGAGGACCTTCTGGCGGTATCATTACCGCTGACTACCTTGACATGCCCATTGATTTCGATTCAGTCAAGGAGATTGGGACGATCATGGGTTCTGGTGGTCTCATCGTCCTCGACGAGGACAACTGCATGGTCGACGTGGCCAAGTTCTATCTGGAGTTCACTGTTGACGAGTCCTGTGGCAAGTGCACTCCTTGTCGCGAGGGCACGAGACAGATGTACCGGATCATGGAACGGATCTGTGATGGCAAGGGTCACGATGACGACATCGAGAAATTGAAGAGCCTGGGGAAGGTCATCCAGCTTACTTCACTCTGCGGATTGGGGCAGACAGCGCCCAACCCGGTCCTTTCGACTATTCGCTTCTTTGAAGACGAATACCGTGCGCACATTGAAGACAAGAGATGTCCAACACACGTCTGCAAGCATCTGCTCACCTACAGCATCAACCCGGACAAGTGTGTTGGTTGTACTGCGTGTGCACGTCAGTGCCCTGTCCAGGCTATCACCGGTGAGGTCAAGAAGACCCACACTATCGATGTGGACAAGTGCATCAAGTGTGGTTCGTGCTATGAAGTCTGTCGCTTTGGTGCTATTTGCAGAAAGTAA
- a CDS encoding iron-sulfur binding hydrogenase yields the protein MTVHDVIESLGAEVAVDGDTTRLVTSGYACDLLSEVIAKAAPGSAWATIQTHINVIAVAAMVGISIVIVCEGRTCEFDVVERAAKEHLTILYSRDSAYIVSGKLYALGLR from the coding sequence ATGACAGTCCATGACGTCATCGAGTCGCTGGGTGCGGAGGTCGCAGTCGATGGTGATACAACGCGGCTGGTAACGTCAGGGTATGCCTGCGACCTGCTCTCCGAAGTCATCGCCAAGGCTGCTCCAGGATCGGCTTGGGCGACCATCCAGACGCACATCAATGTCATCGCCGTAGCAGCGATGGTCGGCATCAGCATCGTTATCGTCTGCGAGGGGCGAACCTGCGAGTTCGACGTGGTTGAGCGAGCCGCAAAGGAACACCTGACGATCCTTTATTCCAGGGATTCAGCGTATATCGTTTCCGGAAAGCTCTACGCCCTTGGGCTGAGGTAG
- a CDS encoding 2Fe-2S ferredoxin, with protein MDLRQAKDRGKVVVAMGTCGIAAGAKDALMAVIEELEKADIHDVQVVQSGCMGLCDREPTVEVSMKDQPSVVYGDVNEANARRIVHEHVQGGHIVAELVIKRGNI; from the coding sequence ATGGACCTTCGCCAGGCCAAGGACCGTGGCAAGGTCGTTGTTGCCATGGGTACGTGCGGAATTGCGGCTGGGGCAAAGGACGCCCTCATGGCTGTCATTGAAGAACTGGAAAAAGCCGACATCCATGATGTCCAAGTTGTGCAGTCTGGCTGCATGGGTCTGTGCGACAGGGAACCGACGGTCGAAGTATCGATGAAAGACCAGCCCAGTGTCGTTTATGGAGATGTCAACGAGGCGAATGCCCGCCGAATCGTCCACGAACACGTCCAAGGTGGCCATATCGTGGCCGAATTGGTCATCAAACGGGGGAACATTTAG
- a CDS encoding serine/threonine protein kinase, translating into MSLEQSVEALRYLGLFTSLDASSVMSTSVHALHPEDRVAAARTLMREKSISGVPIVDADFRLVGIISVSKIIEALADGRLADSVDSVMTRDVISLHAYDTFETILSCFQRFKFGRFPVIEEDGKLVGMITDTDVLSAIIRSFYSVYVHDQRRTVTLGSFSALSKEFENSADFVYDISSTGLENAGEGSARLKAFLQSKGFGESVVRRASVCAYEAEINVCIHAGGKGSLRAIARNGEIIVRVEDEGPGIENIDLAMKEGWSTATDAIRELGFGAGMGLPNIRRFSDHLVIISGKDKSTKVEMIFLADKE; encoded by the coding sequence ATGTCCCTTGAGCAGAGCGTAGAAGCACTGCGGTATCTGGGGCTGTTCACCAGTCTGGACGCTTCCAGCGTCATGTCTACCTCAGTGCATGCCCTTCATCCTGAGGATCGTGTTGCAGCAGCCCGCACTCTCATGCGGGAAAAGTCGATTTCCGGAGTGCCCATCGTCGATGCCGACTTTCGGTTGGTGGGGATCATTTCGGTGTCGAAGATCATTGAGGCGCTTGCCGACGGGCGTCTGGCCGACTCTGTCGATTCAGTGATGACACGCGATGTCATCTCTCTGCACGCTTATGACACCTTTGAGACCATCCTGTCCTGTTTCCAGCGCTTCAAGTTCGGGCGTTTCCCGGTAATCGAGGAAGACGGCAAGCTGGTTGGCATGATCACGGACACCGACGTCCTGTCGGCGATTATTCGCAGCTTCTACTCGGTGTACGTCCACGACCAGCGACGCACGGTGACCCTCGGCAGCTTCTCGGCCCTCTCGAAAGAGTTCGAGAACAGTGCAGACTTTGTGTATGACATCAGCAGTACGGGACTTGAGAATGCTGGCGAAGGCTCAGCTCGGCTCAAGGCGTTCCTCCAGAGCAAGGGTTTCGGCGAGTCCGTCGTTCGACGGGCGAGCGTCTGCGCCTACGAAGCGGAGATAAACGTTTGTATCCATGCGGGAGGAAAGGGTTCACTGCGGGCCATTGCTCGCAATGGTGAGATCATAGTGCGCGTCGAAGATGAGGGACCCGGAATCGAGAACATCGATCTTGCGATGAAGGAAGGCTGGTCTACCGCGACCGATGCAATCAGGGAGCTGGGGTTTGGTGCGGGCATGGGTCTGCCGAACATCCGTCGGTTCTCCGACCACCTCGTGATTATCTCGGGCAAGGACAAGTCCACCAAGGTTGAGATGATCTTCCTGGCTGACAAGGAATAG
- a CDS encoding phosphoesterase: MLEVAGDLHLHSCLSPCADITMLPGEVAGRLAARGIRVASLTDHNAACNVPAFQRAFQRVGILLVPGMEATTAEEVHLLCYFETMDALWKFSRRLLASYPRIVNDPERFGYQLVCNERDEFVGQFPFLLSMASLLSLEELRGLVEQLGGVVVPSHLDRRYGLLYQLGMVTSDMEFPTYEVAHKVNIERIAAQLPGHPQFVSNSDAHNLDSISPPRYVFEIEELSVHEVLVALRHENGRGVRLL; this comes from the coding sequence ATGCTGGAGGTAGCCGGTGACCTGCACCTGCATTCGTGTCTGTCGCCGTGTGCGGATATCACGATGCTGCCGGGCGAGGTGGCTGGGCGGCTCGCTGCGCGCGGGATACGAGTTGCCTCTCTGACCGACCACAATGCTGCGTGCAACGTGCCTGCATTTCAGCGGGCATTCCAGCGGGTTGGCATCCTGCTCGTGCCAGGGATGGAAGCTACCACTGCGGAGGAAGTCCACCTGCTCTGCTATTTCGAGACGATGGATGCCCTCTGGAAATTCAGTCGCAGACTGCTGGCATCATACCCGCGCATCGTCAACGATCCTGAACGTTTTGGCTATCAGCTTGTCTGTAATGAACGCGACGAGTTTGTAGGCCAGTTTCCCTTCCTGCTGTCCATGGCAAGTCTGCTGAGTCTCGAGGAACTCAGAGGGCTTGTCGAACAGTTGGGCGGTGTCGTCGTGCCGAGCCATCTGGACCGCCGATACGGACTTCTGTACCAGCTGGGGATGGTGACATCAGACATGGAGTTTCCCACGTATGAGGTCGCCCATAAGGTCAACATCGAGAGAATCGCGGCACAGCTTCCTGGTCATCCGCAGTTCGTCTCGAACAGCGATGCTCACAACCTTGATTCCATAAGTCCTCCCCGGTATGTCTTCGAGATCGAGGAGTTGAGTGTTCATGAAGTACTCGTGGCTCTTCGACATGAGAATGGAAGAGGTGTAAGGCTCCTATGA
- a CDS encoding NAD(P)H-dependent oxidoreductase subunit E, whose product MNLEDRLKENPELKRQFGELDVYIDEKASQQGSLINVMHRAQEIFGYLPDDVLDYVSIRLHVPRSTVYGVVTFYHFFSRVPKGRHTVSVCLGTACYVRGGNTVYDKVMKTLGIKAGETSRDGRFSLDLVRCVGACGLAPVIVIDKDTYGRMTPDRVITLLNKYA is encoded by the coding sequence ATGAACTTGGAAGACCGACTGAAAGAGAACCCCGAGTTGAAGAGGCAGTTTGGCGAACTTGACGTGTACATCGATGAGAAAGCAAGTCAACAGGGAAGCCTCATCAACGTCATGCACCGCGCCCAGGAGATTTTTGGTTACCTCCCAGACGATGTACTCGATTATGTATCGATAAGGCTCCACGTGCCACGCTCGACCGTGTACGGCGTAGTGACGTTCTACCATTTCTTCAGTCGCGTTCCAAAGGGACGACATACGGTGAGTGTGTGCCTCGGGACTGCGTGCTACGTGCGCGGTGGCAACACTGTGTATGATAAGGTCATGAAGACACTGGGCATCAAAGCCGGGGAGACATCACGGGACGGGCGTTTCTCGCTCGACCTGGTGCGCTGTGTCGGAGCCTGTGGCCTTGCTCCCGTCATCGTCATCGACAAAGACACATATGGCCGTATGACACCGGACAGAGTCATCACCTTACTGAACAAGTACGCATAA
- a CDS encoding redox-sensing transcriptional repressor Rex: MTNYRLGDISKATVSRMAMYLRCLTYLEQQGASTLSSRELASLTGVSAEQVRQDLSVFGRFGKRGTGYDVVRLKAEVEAIFGRGVERWKCCIVGVGSLGTALIASRTVQKWGFRYVAAFDTDPRKIGTRVERIPVYSVDELKTVVRREHIAIGVIAVPASGARTVARILCEAGIRGILNFAPQNVKVPEKVPVLSVDLSQEFLKLSFYIQSAEQRAREEQAQIDAASHSE; the protein is encoded by the coding sequence ATGACGAACTACAGATTGGGAGACATATCAAAGGCGACTGTTTCGCGCATGGCCATGTATCTGCGCTGTCTCACATACCTTGAGCAGCAAGGAGCGTCGACACTCTCATCGCGGGAGCTGGCTTCGCTGACCGGTGTGAGCGCCGAACAGGTGAGACAGGACTTGTCAGTCTTCGGTCGATTTGGCAAACGTGGCACCGGGTACGATGTCGTTCGACTGAAGGCCGAAGTCGAAGCCATCTTCGGGCGTGGTGTCGAACGGTGGAAGTGCTGTATCGTGGGTGTAGGCTCTCTTGGCACAGCGCTCATTGCCAGTCGCACAGTTCAGAAGTGGGGATTCAGGTATGTTGCAGCGTTTGATACGGACCCCCGCAAGATTGGAACGCGCGTAGAGCGCATCCCCGTGTACTCCGTTGATGAGTTGAAAACTGTCGTCCGCCGCGAACACATCGCTATCGGGGTTATCGCTGTTCCTGCATCCGGGGCCCGAACCGTCGCCCGAATCCTCTGCGAGGCGGGCATTCGAGGCATCCTCAACTTTGCTCCGCAGAATGTCAAGGTGCCGGAAAAAGTCCCAGTGCTCTCGGTGGATCTTTCACAAGAATTCCTCAAGCTTTCGTTCTACATCCAGAGTGCAGAGCAGCGGGCGCGGGAGGAGCAGGCCCAGATCGATGCCGCGTCACACAGCGAGTAG